In Mycobacterium sp. ITM-2016-00317, the genomic window TTGCGTGCGCTGCACACCCCGGGGCACTCCCCCGGCTCGGTGTGCTGGCATGCGCCGGAGATGAACGCGGTGTTCAGCGGCGACACGCTGTTCCAGGGCGGCCCGGGCGCGACGGGCCGGTCGTTCTCCGACTTCCCGACGATCCTGGAGTCGATCTCGGGCCGGCTCGGCAAGCTGCCCGGCGACACCGTGGTCTACACCGGTCACGGCGACACGACGACGGTCGGCGACGAGATCGTGCACTACGACGAGTGGGTCGCCCGCGGCCACTGACCCCTGGGCGAGGCCGCGGCGCGAGGACTACCGTTCGGGTCATGGCGGAATCCAGCATCGTGGTGCGCCCTGAGCCGATGGACAGCAGTTCCTACAGCGCCGCGTCGCGCCTGCAGGCAGCGGGCCTGCAGGCCGCGACGGCGATCTTCGAGCGCGCAGCCGACGCGGTGCCGCTGCCCGATCCGTCCCAGTCGATCATGATCGCCGATTACGGCGCCGCCAACGGGTACAACTCGCTGCTGCCGATCGGGGCGGCGATCGCGCGTCTGCGGAAACGCACCCGGTCCGAGCATCCGGTGCTGGTCACCCACACCGACCGCCCGGACAACGACTTCAGCGCGTTGTTCCACACCCTGGAGAACGACCCGGACACCTACCTGCGCAAGGACAAGGCCACCTACGCCGCGGCCGTCGGCCGGTCCTTCTACTCGCAGATCCTGCCGTCCAACAGCGTGCACCTGGGGTGGAGTTCGTGGGCGATCCACTGGCTGACCCGGGTGCCGTGCGCCATCGAGGGCCACATCCAGGTGAACTTCTGCACCGACGACGCGGTGCGCTCCGCGTTCGCCCGGCAGGCCGCGGAGGACTGGCACGAGTTCGTCGCGTTCCGGGGCCGCGAGCTGTGTCCCGGTGGGCGGCTGGTGGTGATGACGATGGCGGTCGGGGACGACGACGACTCCGGTTTCCGGCCGCTGATGTCGGCGCTGACCGACACCCTCGGCGAACTGACCGGCGACGGGCTGCTGACCGCCGACGAAACCGGCCGGATGTGCATCCCCACCGTCGCCCGCCGGGCAGCCGATTTCGTCGCGCCGTTCGCGCCGTCGGGCCGCTTCGAGCGGCTGGAGATCGAGCATCTGGAAATCTTCGACGCCACCGACCGGTTCTGGGACCGCTACTGCAAAGACCGTGACGCGCGGGCTTTCGGCGCGAAGTGGGCGGCGTTCGCCCGCGCGTCGGTGTTCCCGGCGCTGGCGCTGGCACTGCACGAAGGCGCCGCGGACTCGCGCACGGCCGAGTTCTTCGACCGACTGGAAAGGGGGGTCGCCGAGCGGATGAGCCGATCCCCCGAACAGACCCGCATTCCGCTGGCCCACGTGGTACTGGTCAAACGGCGTTAGCGGATCGTCCCGGCCCCGGGGATCAGCGGCAGGTCCAGAGCGGTGACCCAGCCGGGCGACAGGTCGTTGACGGCGGGCACCGCGTTGAGCGCACGAAGCCCGGTCGCCAGGCAGCCCGCCGCTGCGGCGTCGCGGCCAGAACCGTCGGTGAACCGGAACGCGGTCTCCTGGAAGATGCTCGGGGTGCCCTCGATGTCGACCCGGTAGACGTCGTTGTCCTTGCCCGACGGCCAGTCCGGCGCGGCGTCGTTGCCGATCCGGTTCACGTGCTCCAGCTGGATGCGGGTCTCCCCCTGGTAGACGCCGTTGATGGTGAACCGCACCGCGGCGACGTTCCCCGGCGCGATCACACCTTTGGCGGTCTTGCGCTCGTCGGGGGTCACCCACTTCTCCCACGTCGTGGTGATGTCGTCGAGCATGATGCCCGCAGCCTCGGCGATCATCGGAACCGTTGCGCCCCAGGCGAACACCAGGATGTCGGGGTTCTCCAGCATCGCGCGGTACTCGGGCGGCCTGCCGATGCCCATCTCGCGGTCGTAGTCACCTTCGTAATTGGTGTAGTCCAGCAGTTCGGAGGCACGCACCCGGCGGACCTCCGAACACAGGCCCATCAGCGTCATCGGGAACAGGTCGTTGGCGAAGCCCGGGTCGATGCCGGTGGTGAAGCACGACGACTCGCCGAGCTCGCAGGCCACGGTGATCGGCTCGATCCAGTTGGGCGGGTTCACATGCATCGTCGGCCAGATCCACGGCGTCATCGCGGTCGAGCACACGTCGATCCCGGCGCGCAGGAACCGGGTGATCAACTCGATGTTGGCCTCGGCGTGCGCGGCGGTCGGGCCGTAGTGCACCAGCGCGTCGGGTTTGAGCGCGATCAGCGCGTCGACGTCATCGGTGGCGGTCAGCCCGATGTCGCGGCCCAGCCCGCAGATGTCACCGACGTCGCGGCCGACCTTGTCGGGATTACTGACCCCGACACCGACGAGTTCGAACCGGGGATGACGGACGATCTCGGGGATCACCATCCGGCCGACGAACCCGGTGCCCCAGACGACCACCCGCTTCACGTCGTCGCGCATCAGAAGCAGCGCCGTAGACCGCCGGGCTCACAGATCAGCGGGTACTGGTCGACAGGGATCGGCAGCGGCTCTTTGAACGACAGCGTGAACGGGATCTCGATGATCCCGGGCGGCAATCCGCAGTTGCCGGAATGGGTGATCTTGCGGGTTCCCGACATGGTGACGTCGTCGAACCGGATCACCTCCACCGTCGGCGCCGTGCTGCCGTCCGGGCACGTCATGCCGTCCTTCTTCGGAGTGCTGAAGCCCCACACGCCGCCCACGAGCATGGCGTCGCCTCCGGTCAACCCGGTCGACGGACCGACATGCAGGCGGCAACCGACCGGCAGATACAACGGTTCGCGCAGGTCACCCACCACCGGCACGCATACCGGGTAGATGGTCCAGGTGCCCGACTGGCCCTCGGCGGTGTAGTTGTAGACACCTTGCATCACCCCGGCCGCCTGGGCCGGGGCGGAGAATCCCACCGATGCACCGGCCAGGGCGACGACCGCGGCGAGGCCGCGCAGCATCTTCATGCTCGCAGTATTTCAGCCACCGCCAGACAAAGTCACGACTTTGTCGACTGCGCGTTTTGTTCGCCGGCGACCCGGGTAGACGACCCACTGCAGACTTCAAGTCCCGGGGTGGTTGCATATGGCGAGAGCGGCGGTGAGGACCGCTGTTCTCGTCATATGTATGTGTATGGCTGCTCTAACCGGTTGCTCGACCGGCGAACGGGTCGATCTGGGCCAGGGCACCTCGGGTGCGCTGGTGGCCGCGATCGCCGGTGAACCCGACCAGCTCGACCCCCACAAGACGACGGCCTACTTCTCGTTCGAGGTGCTGGAGAACGTGTTCGACACCCTCGTCGAACCCGACGAGAACCTGGAGATGCAACCGGCGCTGGCCGAGTCCTGGGAGGTCAGTCCGGACCAGCTCACCTGGACCTTCCGGCTGCGCCCCGGCGTCACGTTCCACGACGGCGCCCCGCTGACCGCCGACGACGTGGTGTTCTCCTACCGGCGCATCATCGACGAGCAGCTGCCCAACTCCGACAAGTTCAGCGCGGTGCAGGCGGTGGAGGCTCCGGACCCGGCCACCGTGGTCATCCGAGTGGATCGGCCGACGCCGAACATGCTGACCAACATCGGCGGGTTCAAAGGCATGGCGATCGTGTCGCGGGCCAACGTCGAGAGCGGGCAGATCGCCACCCATCCGGTCGGAACCGGGCCGTTCAGCTTTCTCGGGCAGAAGAGCGGTGACTCGATCTCGCTGGGCGCCAACCCGGACTACTGGGGCGGCGCTCCCGGCGTCTCGGGGGTCACGTTCCGGTTCATCTCCGAACCGTCGACGGCGATGTCGGCGCTGCAGGCCGGCGAGGTCGACTGGACGGATTCGGTACCGCCGCAACGGGTGACGCAGCTGCACGGCGACGAGTCCGTCGAACTGGCGGTCACCCCCAGCAACGACTACTGGTATCTGGCCCTCAACGAGGCCCGCGAGCCGTGGAACGACGTGCGGGTGCGCCAGGCGATCGCGTACGCCATCGACCGCGACGCGATCGTGCAGGCGACCAGCTACGGCACCGCGGCGGTCAACCAGCTCGCGATACCGGAGGGCAATCCCTGGTTCACCCCGTACGACAGGTACGCCTCGGGCGGGCTGGATCGCGCCCGGGAACTGTTGCAGGAGGCCGGCGCCCAGCCTGGCGAGCTCGACATGCTGGTCACCACCGAGTATCCGGAGACGGTGACGGCGGCCCAGATCATCGCCGACAACCTGGCGCCGCTGGGCATCACGGTGAGCATCCGCACCGTGGACTTCGCGACCTGGCTCGACGAACAGAACTCCGGGAACTTCGACATGCTGATGATGGGCTGGCTGGGCAACATCGACCCGGACGACTTCTACTACGCCCAGCATCACACCGACGGTCCCAACAACGCGCAGAAGTTCTCCGACCCGGAGGTCGACCGCCTGCTCAACGCCGGCCGCGTGGAGACCGACGAGACCGCCCGAAAGGGCGTCTACGCCGACGCCGCCACGCGGATCGCCGACGAGGTCAGCTACATCTACCTGTATAACCCGTCGGTGATTCAGGCCTGGAACCCTGCCCTGTCCGGGTACGACGCCCGCCGCGACGGCGCGGTGCGGTTCCGCACGGCGACGCTCGACGCGGACGGGGGTGTCTGATGATCCTCCGGTTCGTCGCGCGCCGGCTGCTGTACTCGGCGGTGGTGCTGTTCGGTGTCCTCATCGTGGTCTTCGCGCTCGTGCACCTGGTGCCCGGCGATCCGGTGCGCATCGCGCTGGGCACCCGCTACACGCCCGAGGCCTACGAGGCGCTGCGGGCAGCCAGCGGCCTGGACCGCCCGCTCGTGGCGCAGTTCTTCGGCTACATCGGCTCCGCGCTGACCGGCGATCTGGGCGTCAGCTTCCGCAACGGCGACCCCGTGACCGTCACGCTGCTGGAACGGCTGCCCGCGACGCTGTCGCTGGGAATCGTCGGCATCCTGATCGCACTGGTGATCGCGCTGCCCGCCGGCATCTACGCCGCACTGCGGGAGGGCAAGCTCAGCGACGCACTGGTCCGCGTCAGCAGCCAGTTCGGGGTGTCGATCCCGGACTTCTGGATGGCCATCCTGCTGATCGCACTGTTCTCCACGGTGCTGGGCTGGCTACCGACCTCCGGTTACCGGCCGCTGTTCGAGGACCCGGCAGGTTGGCTGCGGCACATCATCCTGCCCGGCCTGACGGTCGGCGTCGTCGCCGCGGCGATCATGACCCGCTATGTGCGCTCGGCGGTGCTGGAGGTCGCCGCAATGGGTTACGTGCGCACCGCCCGCTCCAAGGGGCTGCCCCCGCGCGTCGTCACGTTCCGGCACACGGTGCGCAACGCGCTGGTGCCGATCCTGACCATCACCGGCATCCAGTTGGCCACGCTGCTCGGCGGCGTGATCGTCGTCGAGGTGGTGTTCGCCTGGCCGGGCCTGGGCCGCTTGGTGTTCAACGCGGTGGCGGCCCGCGACTACCCGCTGATCCAGGGCGCCGTGCTGCTCATCGCCGCGCTGTTCCTGGCGATCAACCTTCTCGTCGACGTGCTCTACGCCGTCGTGGACCCGAGGATCCGACTGGGATGACGACCACCGAGCCGGAGAGCACCCGCATCGCGTCGTGGCGGCTGCTCGCACGCAACCCGGTCACCCTGATCAGCGCGCTGGTGCTGGTGATCGTCGCGGTGGTGGCGGTGACGGCGGACTGGATCGCCCCGTACGGCATCAACGACGTCAACGTGCCCAATGCGCTTGCCGCACCGAGTGGTTCGCACTGGTTCGGCACCGATGAGCTGGGCCGTGACGTGCTGTCGCGGGTGCTGGTCGCGGTCCAGGCGTCGATGCGGATCGCGGTGATCAGCGTGGCGCTGGCCGCGGTGGTCGGCGTCGCGGTCGGGGTGGTCGCCGGATACCGCGGCGGCTGGCTGGACACGGTGCTGATGCGGGTGGTGGACGTGATGTTCGCCTTCCCGGTGCTGCTGCTGGCGCTCGCGGTGGTCGCGATCCTCGGCCCGGGCGTGACCACCACGATCCTGGCGATCGGGATCGTCTACACGCCGATCTTCGCGCGGGTGGCACGAGCCAGCACCCTGGGTGTGCGCACTGAACCGTACGTGTCGGCCTCGCGCGCGCTGGGCACCGGCGACCTGTTCATCCTGCGCCGGCACATCCTGCCCAACATCGCGGGTCCGCTGATCGTTCAGACGTCGCTGTCGCTGGCGTTCGCGATCCTGTCCGAGGCTGCGTTGTCGTTCCTGGGCCTGGGAATCCAGCCGCCGCAGCCTTCGCTGGGCCGGATGATCTTCGACTCCCAGGGTTTCGTCACGATGGCGTGGTGGATGGCGGTGTTCCCGGGTGCGGCGATCTTCCTGATCGTGCTGGCGTTCAACCTGTTCGGTGACGGGTTGCGCGACGTGCTGGATCCCAAGCAGCGCACGACGGTCGAGGCACGGAGGAGGGAGCGATGAGTGTCCTGAGCGTGGCCGACCTCGGGGTACGCATCGGCGCCCGCACC contains:
- a CDS encoding ABC transporter substrate-binding protein: MARAAVRTAVLVICMCMAALTGCSTGERVDLGQGTSGALVAAIAGEPDQLDPHKTTAYFSFEVLENVFDTLVEPDENLEMQPALAESWEVSPDQLTWTFRLRPGVTFHDGAPLTADDVVFSYRRIIDEQLPNSDKFSAVQAVEAPDPATVVIRVDRPTPNMLTNIGGFKGMAIVSRANVESGQIATHPVGTGPFSFLGQKSGDSISLGANPDYWGGAPGVSGVTFRFISEPSTAMSALQAGEVDWTDSVPPQRVTQLHGDESVELAVTPSNDYWYLALNEAREPWNDVRVRQAIAYAIDRDAIVQATSYGTAAVNQLAIPEGNPWFTPYDRYASGGLDRARELLQEAGAQPGELDMLVTTEYPETVTAAQIIADNLAPLGITVSIRTVDFATWLDEQNSGNFDMLMMGWLGNIDPDDFYYAQHHTDGPNNAQKFSDPEVDRLLNAGRVETDETARKGVYADAATRIADEVSYIYLYNPSVIQAWNPALSGYDARRDGAVRFRTATLDADGGV
- a CDS encoding ABC transporter permease; its protein translation is MILRFVARRLLYSAVVLFGVLIVVFALVHLVPGDPVRIALGTRYTPEAYEALRAASGLDRPLVAQFFGYIGSALTGDLGVSFRNGDPVTVTLLERLPATLSLGIVGILIALVIALPAGIYAALREGKLSDALVRVSSQFGVSIPDFWMAILLIALFSTVLGWLPTSGYRPLFEDPAGWLRHIILPGLTVGVVAAAIMTRYVRSAVLEVAAMGYVRTARSKGLPPRVVTFRHTVRNALVPILTITGIQLATLLGGVIVVEVVFAWPGLGRLVFNAVAARDYPLIQGAVLLIAALFLAINLLVDVLYAVVDPRIRLG
- a CDS encoding ABC transporter permease, whose protein sequence is MTTTEPESTRIASWRLLARNPVTLISALVLVIVAVVAVTADWIAPYGINDVNVPNALAAPSGSHWFGTDELGRDVLSRVLVAVQASMRIAVISVALAAVVGVAVGVVAGYRGGWLDTVLMRVVDVMFAFPVLLLALAVVAILGPGVTTTILAIGIVYTPIFARVARASTLGVRTEPYVSASRALGTGDLFILRRHILPNIAGPLIVQTSLSLAFAILSEAALSFLGLGIQPPQPSLGRMIFDSQGFVTMAWWMAVFPGAAIFLIVLAFNLFGDGLRDVLDPKQRTTVEARRRER
- a CDS encoding dihydrodipicolinate reductase, with product MRDDVKRVVVWGTGFVGRMVIPEIVRHPRFELVGVGVSNPDKVGRDVGDICGLGRDIGLTATDDVDALIALKPDALVHYGPTAAHAEANIELITRFLRAGIDVCSTAMTPWIWPTMHVNPPNWIEPITVACELGESSCFTTGIDPGFANDLFPMTLMGLCSEVRRVRASELLDYTNYEGDYDREMGIGRPPEYRAMLENPDILVFAWGATVPMIAEAAGIMLDDITTTWEKWVTPDERKTAKGVIAPGNVAAVRFTINGVYQGETRIQLEHVNRIGNDAAPDWPSGKDNDVYRVDIEGTPSIFQETAFRFTDGSGRDAAAAGCLATGLRALNAVPAVNDLSPGWVTALDLPLIPGAGTIR
- a CDS encoding SAM-dependent methyltransferase; the protein is MAESSIVVRPEPMDSSSYSAASRLQAAGLQAATAIFERAADAVPLPDPSQSIMIADYGAANGYNSLLPIGAAIARLRKRTRSEHPVLVTHTDRPDNDFSALFHTLENDPDTYLRKDKATYAAAVGRSFYSQILPSNSVHLGWSSWAIHWLTRVPCAIEGHIQVNFCTDDAVRSAFARQAAEDWHEFVAFRGRELCPGGRLVVMTMAVGDDDDSGFRPLMSALTDTLGELTGDGLLTADETGRMCIPTVARRAADFVAPFAPSGRFERLEIEHLEIFDATDRFWDRYCKDRDARAFGAKWAAFARASVFPALALALHEGAADSRTAEFFDRLERGVAERMSRSPEQTRIPLAHVVLVKRR